A genomic segment from Candidatus Effluviviaceae Genus I sp. encodes:
- a CDS encoding XdhC family protein produces the protein MRPVDLYAEIARMHRDGVTGVVATVVSVGGSTPRGAGAKMIVYADGRTLGTVGGGAVESAVIERAKALAGSRDPVLLSFDLGPDVGMACGGRMDVFLEPVSAGARAVVIGGGHCGQAVAAAARQAGFRVTVVDDREDMVTAERFPGAERRVAGGVEAVGWLGIDGETFVVVVTRGHRFDQEWVKAVLPFAPRYLGMIGSEEKVRASFAGLARDGVPAEAIERVHAPIGLDIGAETPEEIAVSVVAEMIAVRHGVRDTVMLRDKPGRKGKDR, from the coding sequence GTGAGACCGGTTGACCTCTACGCCGAGATCGCCCGGATGCATCGCGACGGCGTCACGGGCGTCGTGGCGACGGTCGTCTCGGTCGGCGGGTCGACGCCGCGGGGCGCCGGCGCGAAGATGATCGTCTATGCCGACGGCCGGACGCTGGGGACCGTCGGGGGCGGCGCCGTCGAGTCCGCGGTCATCGAGCGGGCGAAGGCGCTTGCGGGCTCGCGGGATCCCGTTCTCCTCTCGTTCGACCTGGGCCCCGACGTCGGCATGGCGTGCGGCGGGCGGATGGACGTGTTCCTCGAGCCGGTGTCGGCGGGCGCGCGCGCGGTCGTCATCGGCGGCGGCCACTGCGGCCAGGCGGTCGCGGCGGCGGCGCGGCAGGCGGGCTTCCGCGTGACCGTCGTCGACGACCGCGAGGACATGGTGACCGCGGAGCGCTTCCCGGGGGCGGAGCGTCGCGTCGCGGGCGGTGTCGAGGCCGTCGGCTGGCTCGGGATCGACGGGGAGACGTTCGTCGTGGTCGTCACGCGCGGGCACCGCTTCGACCAGGAGTGGGTGAAGGCCGTCCTCCCGTTCGCGCCCCGCTACCTCGGGATGATCGGGAGCGAAGAGAAGGTCCGCGCGTCGTTCGCGGGTCTCGCGCGTGACGGCGTCCCGGCCGAGGCCATCGAGCGCGTGCACGCGCCCATCGGGCTCGACATCGGCGCTGAGACGCCGGAAGAGATCGCGGTGAGCGTGGTGGCCGAGATGATCGCCGTGAGGCACGGCGTGCGGGACACGGTGATGCTGCGGGACAAGCCGGGGCGGAAGGGGAAGGACCGTTGA
- a CDS encoding nucleotidyltransferase family protein produces the protein MVSTVVLAAGESKRMGRKKEALPIAGEPMVSVVVRKLLGARGVDEVVVVLGHGAEEVGAALSGIADERIELVGNRRYAEGMGASLALGASACSWGADAILVALADAPFFRTQDVEALLAAHGRGAKIAVPAFGGRRGHPVLFDGSYRERLEALAGDAGARGILESDAASVVEVELDDDGFLLDIDEDDDYEAVRGGVTTT, from the coding sequence GGTCTCAACGGTTGTGCTTGCCGCCGGCGAGTCGAAGCGGATGGGCAGGAAGAAGGAGGCTCTCCCGATCGCCGGCGAGCCGATGGTGAGCGTCGTCGTCCGGAAGCTGCTCGGGGCGCGCGGCGTGGACGAGGTCGTCGTCGTGCTGGGGCACGGCGCCGAGGAGGTCGGGGCCGCGCTCTCGGGCATCGCGGACGAGCGGATCGAGCTCGTCGGCAACCGGCGCTACGCGGAAGGCATGGGGGCGTCGCTCGCCCTCGGGGCGAGCGCGTGCTCGTGGGGCGCCGACGCGATCCTCGTGGCGCTGGCCGACGCGCCGTTCTTCAGGACGCAGGATGTCGAGGCGCTCCTCGCGGCCCACGGGAGGGGCGCGAAGATCGCCGTGCCGGCGTTCGGCGGCCGCCGCGGGCACCCGGTCCTGTTCGACGGGTCGTACCGCGAGCGGCTGGAGGCGCTGGCCGGCGACGCGGGCGCGCGCGGGATCCTCGAGTCCGACGCGGCCTCGGTGGTCGAGGTCGAGCTCGACGACGACGGCTTCCTCCTGGACATCGACGAGGACGACGACTACGAGGCCGTGCGGGGCGGTGTGACGACAACGTGA